The genomic segment TTCGTGATTATAAGTCAAGATTAAAGTTGTATACTTCACTATTAAATTGAAAATTCTTAAGTTTTTTGGGCTATCTAAATTATGAAAAAAGGGGATAATTAATGATGAAACGATTAGAAAAGGGAGATACAATCGGTATATTCACACCATCTTCACCCGCAACTGTTACTGCGTTGCAACGTTTTGAACGTGCAAAAGCATTTTTAGAATCAAAAGGGTTTGTTATTGTAGAAGGTAAATTGACAGGACAGTCTGATGTTTATCGTTCTGGTTCACCTAAAGCACGCGCAGATGAACTAAATGAGCTATTAAGAGATCCGAATATAAAGATGATTATGTCCACAATTGGTGGCACGAACTCTAATAGCATGCTGCCATATATTGATTATGAAGCATTTAAGCAAAATCCAAAGCTAGTCGTTGGGTATTCTGATGCAACGGTTATTTTACTCGCCCTTTATGCAAAAACAGGTATCTCAACATATTATGGACCTGCTTTAATTCCTTCGTTCGGTGAATTTGAACCACTAGTAAATGATACTTATCAATATTTCGAACAATATTTTATGAAAGAGACAGAGCTACCTTATGAAGTGCCAATGTCTCCATTTTGGTCTGATGAGCCTGTGAACTGGTTAGAAAAAACGACAGAGAAAACGCTTTTTAATAATAAGTGGGTGACTGGACATAGTGGTGTTGCAGAAGGACGATTAATAGGTGGCAATGTGAATTCGATGTATGGATTTATTGGCTCTTCTTATTTCCCTACAATTAAACAAGGCGATATTTTATTAATTGAGGATTGTATGAAAAATGCCTCAATTGTTGAGAAGAATTTTGCAATGCTAAAAGTGCAAGGTTTTTTTGATAAAGTTGCTGGTATTATTTTAGGTAAACATGAACAGTATGATGATTTAGGTACTGGCAAGCAGCCATTGGACTTACTGATAGAGCAATTAGATGGGATGGATATTCCCATTTTAGCTGAGTTCGATACGTGCCACACCCACCCAATGCATCCATTAGCTATTGGGAAACAAGTGAAGTTAGATACAGGTGCCAAAAAAGTATTTTGCACGGAAAAATGGTTGTGAAATTTTCAGTATCTAAAATTTTTGTTTAACAGAAATAGAAATATTTTTTGAAAAAAAGCAATAACAATAGATTGATTATTGAAATGTTGAATTATGTAATTTGTTGTTTATTGCACCAAATGGGCAGGTTAGTGGAAAAAAGTAAAAATGCTCAATAGTAAAAGGGCAAGATAGATCTGATGAAACAGGATAAACAAATAGATAGGTCGAGCAAGCTATTCGCATTTTTATATAGCGTTTTCATAGTAGCACCTTTCTATAGCATATCAGGCATTGCTTCTTACCTGGAAGAATAAAGGTTGAAGTTGCCAGAAATGAGAATACTTTTGATATTGAAATTTCCAGCAATGCTATCCTTGAAAAGAATTTGATGTAACAATTTAAAACAGCAGAAAATAAATATGGTCGGGGGAGTAAAGGTACTATTTTTCTTTTTCAACCAATGACTATATACTAGTTTGGGTGTTTTGAAAGCAGGACATTAAGCGGTGTCACTATACTACTCTATGAATCTTTTGGTACTTCATATTGCCATCTATTAGACTATGTGGTATATTTTTTGATGGTTATAGGCAAACCTATTGAAAAGTAGGGACGCAAAGCTACAGGTCTAAAGTAATTATTACTATGACGGCTGAGCTGCTCAAGAAACGCTAGATAATAGTCTAGTTTTTTTATTTGCCTATTTCATTGTGAAATGGGCCTTTTTTTATGTGTAAAGAAAGATACAAAAATTGAAGAGGAGGAAATAATTATTATGCGTTTTTTTAAAAACATGTCATTAAAGTATAAGCTTTTACTTACAGTTTCTATTATTGTTTTAGCACTTTTTACTGTTCTAACGACACAAAGTATTTCTCAATTGAATGGCCAGTTAGAAAATGACCTAGAACAAGAGTTAAAAAGTGTTGGCTTATTAACAGCCATGAACCTAGATTCCGAAGATATAGATGGTCTATTGAAAGTTCAAGGGGAAGACGATCCTGAATTTTTGAAAATGCAAAGTACCTTGGATGGCATAAGGGAAGAACAAGGAATCATGTTTTGGAGTTATATATGGGAGATGGAGGATAATGGCGTCACTCCTATCGGCTATACGGAAAATTTGAATGAAGCGTATGAAGCGGGGGAATTGTTTACTGATCTTGCTCCTGTTCATGTAGATACTGCTAAGCTTGCGATTAAAAATGATCAATCAGAGGTAACAAGCATCTTTGAGGACTCATTCGGATCATGGCGAACAGTTTTCAGCCCTCTTAAAGATGAAAGCGGAAATACAATTGCAGTGTTAGGAATTGATTATTCTGCGGATTATATTGATACCATCATTAAAAAAAGTGTTACAAAACAGATTATTATTGCAGTAATCGGAATTTCAATCTTATTAGTATTGCTGTATTTTACAATTGATCGGCTTCTATTACCACTTAAAAAAGTGGTCATTGTTGCAGACCAAGTGGCAAATGGAGAATTGAACGATGTGGATCTCCAGATTACAAATGATGAAGTTGGACAACTTTCACAATCGATAAAAACAATGGTTTCAAATTTGCAACATGTCATATTAAACATTAGAAATACATCTGATCACGTTGCATCATCAGCTAATCAGCTAACTATGAATGCGACAGAATCGTATATTAGTTCAACAAACGTTTCGAAAGAAATGAAGAATATCGCTCAAAATGCTGAAACTTCTTTGGTGATGACTGAAGAAACAGCAGCTGCAATGGAAGAAACAGCAGGTGGCATACAACAAATCGCTGATTCAGCCAATACGGCTTCTGAATCGTCTCTGACAGCCTCAATTGCTGCTGAACAAGGAAATAAGGTTGTCCAACAGGTGATTGATCAAATGCAATTAATTAATACATCTGTAGAACAAATAGAGGAAACTATTAATGGTTTACATGCTAATTCTAATAAGATTAGCGACATTGTGAACATTATTACTGCTATAGCAGAGCAAACAAATTTGTTAGCACTAAACGCTGCTATTGAAGCAGCCAGAGCTGGTGAGCATGGTAAAGGATTTGCTGTCGTTGCAGATGAAGTAAGGCGTTTAGCTGAACAATCATCTCAGTCGGCTAAAGAGATTTTCCAACTAATTCATATGATTCAAACGGATTCTAATGCATCTGTAACCGTGATGGAAAAAGGAAAAGAAGACGTAAGAGTGGGAATGGATTATACGAATGAAGTAGGCGAGATATTTAAAAGGATTGTACAATCTGCAGATGAAGTCGCAGATCAAATCCGGGAAATTTCTGCTGCATCTCAAGAAATTTCTGCATCCTCTGAAGAAGTAGTCGCATCCGTTAATAATATTAAGAAAACATCTCAACAATCTACCGAGTTTTCATTGAATGTCTCACAAGCTACACAAGAACAATTGGTGTCGATGCAAGAAGTGAAAGAAGCATCTGCTTCATTAGGCCAAACTGCGGAGAAGCTGCAGTCCCTAATTACAAACTTTAAATTGGAGAGTGAAGATTAATGGATTTAAAGCTTACCGGTAAAAATGTTCTCATTACAGGCTCTAGTATGGGGATAGGCAAGGCAATTGCTTTAGCTTTTGCTGAACAGGGAGCAAATATTTTA from the Sporosarcina psychrophila genome contains:
- a CDS encoding S66 family peptidase, with amino-acid sequence MKRLEKGDTIGIFTPSSPATVTALQRFERAKAFLESKGFVIVEGKLTGQSDVYRSGSPKARADELNELLRDPNIKMIMSTIGGTNSNSMLPYIDYEAFKQNPKLVVGYSDATVILLALYAKTGISTYYGPALIPSFGEFEPLVNDTYQYFEQYFMKETELPYEVPMSPFWSDEPVNWLEKTTEKTLFNNKWVTGHSGVAEGRLIGGNVNSMYGFIGSSYFPTIKQGDILLIEDCMKNASIVEKNFAMLKVQGFFDKVAGIILGKHEQYDDLGTGKQPLDLLIEQLDGMDIPILAEFDTCHTHPMHPLAIGKQVKLDTGAKKVFCTEKWL
- a CDS encoding methyl-accepting chemotaxis protein codes for the protein MRFFKNMSLKYKLLLTVSIIVLALFTVLTTQSISQLNGQLENDLEQELKSVGLLTAMNLDSEDIDGLLKVQGEDDPEFLKMQSTLDGIREEQGIMFWSYIWEMEDNGVTPIGYTENLNEAYEAGELFTDLAPVHVDTAKLAIKNDQSEVTSIFEDSFGSWRTVFSPLKDESGNTIAVLGIDYSADYIDTIIKKSVTKQIIIAVIGISILLVLLYFTIDRLLLPLKKVVIVADQVANGELNDVDLQITNDEVGQLSQSIKTMVSNLQHVILNIRNTSDHVASSANQLTMNATESYISSTNVSKEMKNIAQNAETSLVMTEETAAAMEETAGGIQQIADSANTASESSLTASIAAEQGNKVVQQVIDQMQLINTSVEQIEETINGLHANSNKISDIVNIITAIAEQTNLLALNAAIEAARAGEHGKGFAVVADEVRRLAEQSSQSAKEIFQLIHMIQTDSNASVTVMEKGKEDVRVGMDYTNEVGEIFKRIVQSADEVADQIREISAASQEISASSEEVVASVNNIKKTSQQSTEFSLNVSQATQEQLVSMQEVKEASASLGQTAEKLQSLITNFKLESED